In Dyadobacter sp. CECT 9275, the following proteins share a genomic window:
- a CDS encoding SusC/RagA family TonB-linked outer membrane protein, translating to MEKSVRNKPVNWLKLMRIGLFQCVLAALLGSFAYARESSAQSVLSQDMTLNFNNLSLKDALGQIQEKTDVKFVYSTRISLRDKINLRVEKQKLSKVLDMLLSPRGISYKVINDQIVLARSKNTSDLVLPALEEKLQRAILPIDIVVKGKVTASENQEALPGVSIVVKGTQKGTTTDANGEFEIEVPNVESTLIFSFVGYEPQEILVGTQSVINVGLKADTKSLEEVVVIGYGTMKKGDLSSAVSTVPDMEQIKNRPVLNVGAMIQGKVAGVTAVNNGGHPNSGPKVTIRGVGSRGDESVLYVVDGVPNAPYNPADIESITVLKDAASAAIYGAFSGSAGVILITTRQAAEGKPSVEYSGFTGAKNAWKLPQSLTAVNEAKVSNLAYTNAGLAPLDGWNADKNPYAQVTRTDWIDEIFRTGVVQRHNVSVNAGTGKFSTLLQGRYEKEEGTLINTFSQNISLRLNASYKFTDNIKLRQDVFYNNSDSRGTSTESGYSGTVLSAIYMPRSAAAYYDDGTFGGVGPRDSQYLGIHGDAISPLATLLRNNSTNKESVMQSVTELSYNDIIPGLSYVSRFSFRQGSKLYKNFTPRRTEPGKPDGQNTLDYSTGRNFNWIWENTANYSKVLGKHNIGAMASMTAQENFNREFAISAKGFQNEADWAQFFINATIFDQNKPTDKETKDRTASYVGRLSYSWADRYFVTGSYRYDIAGRLAKGYRGKGFPAVTAAWKLSSEPFFDIKGIDLVKFRASWGRIGNINSIPLYYGYPALSTDETNQIGDAAPNTYAMFINSRFNPELSWETSQQTDIGLDVSILKQRLTITADYFDKLTFDLIKQQDTEWTNTFGYGAPSINQGKIRNSGFELAASWKDKAGDFGYEIGGNFATLKNRVDYIDNNPRSVWAHTESWRSILTPYRSTVGQPYYSYWLIKNAGIFQTDAAAAEYVSSTGTRIQPNAKAGDLKFIDENGDGKIDDLDRVYMGNAFPEITYGFTANVTWKNFDASIFFQGVGGVKLFHAFKQSTLNGAEQGYNRWDKILDAWSETNTGSDIPKIRANDPNRNFQTNSDWYLEDGDYLRLKNLMIGYTFTQLPKNMNLRIYVSGDNLLTFTKYSGMDPEVGNIGLDGGQYPVSRIYSAGLRLKF from the coding sequence ATGGAAAAATCAGTACGTAACAAGCCGGTTAACTGGCTAAAACTTATGCGCATCGGATTGTTTCAATGTGTTTTAGCAGCGCTGCTCGGCAGTTTTGCCTATGCAAGGGAAAGTTCAGCTCAGTCTGTGCTCAGCCAGGATATGACACTGAATTTCAATAATCTCAGCCTCAAGGATGCTTTGGGGCAAATTCAGGAAAAAACGGATGTGAAGTTCGTGTACAGTACCCGTATATCCCTCCGCGACAAAATCAACCTTCGCGTGGAAAAACAAAAGTTGTCCAAAGTACTCGACATGCTTTTGTCGCCACGGGGTATAAGCTATAAGGTCATCAACGACCAGATCGTTCTGGCACGCTCTAAAAACACATCTGACCTGGTACTGCCAGCACTGGAAGAAAAATTACAGCGTGCCATTTTACCCATCGATATCGTTGTCAAGGGGAAAGTGACTGCTTCGGAGAACCAGGAAGCGCTTCCTGGTGTAAGTATCGTGGTAAAGGGTACACAAAAAGGTACTACGACCGATGCGAACGGAGAATTTGAAATTGAAGTTCCTAATGTAGAATCCACCCTGATATTCAGTTTTGTGGGATACGAGCCTCAGGAGATTTTGGTGGGTACGCAATCTGTGATCAACGTGGGCCTGAAAGCCGATACCAAATCCCTGGAAGAAGTGGTGGTGATTGGGTATGGAACCATGAAAAAGGGTGATCTTTCCTCCGCCGTTTCCACCGTGCCGGATATGGAACAGATCAAAAACAGGCCGGTACTGAATGTCGGTGCCATGATCCAGGGAAAAGTGGCAGGTGTTACGGCAGTCAACAACGGAGGCCATCCGAATAGTGGCCCTAAAGTAACCATAAGGGGTGTGGGTTCACGAGGAGATGAAAGTGTACTGTACGTGGTGGATGGTGTCCCTAACGCCCCCTACAACCCTGCTGATATTGAATCCATTACAGTATTGAAAGATGCGGCATCAGCTGCTATTTATGGCGCGTTTTCAGGTTCGGCAGGTGTTATCCTGATCACCACCCGGCAAGCCGCCGAAGGAAAACCCAGTGTTGAATACAGTGGGTTCACAGGTGCCAAAAACGCGTGGAAACTTCCACAGTCCCTTACAGCCGTGAACGAGGCAAAGGTTTCCAACCTGGCTTACACCAACGCGGGCTTAGCTCCGCTGGATGGATGGAATGCTGATAAAAACCCTTATGCACAGGTAACACGTACCGACTGGATCGATGAAATTTTCCGTACAGGTGTGGTTCAGCGCCATAACGTAAGCGTGAATGCCGGCACAGGCAAATTCTCCACGCTGCTTCAGGGTCGTTACGAAAAAGAAGAGGGAACGCTGATCAACACCTTCTCGCAGAACATTTCCCTGCGCCTTAATGCAAGTTACAAGTTCACCGACAACATCAAACTCCGTCAGGATGTATTCTACAACAATAGCGACAGCCGTGGTACCTCCACAGAAAGTGGTTACAGCGGTACCGTGCTCTCGGCTATTTATATGCCCCGCTCGGCTGCGGCTTATTACGACGACGGTACTTTTGGAGGCGTTGGCCCCCGCGATTCACAGTACCTGGGTATTCATGGTGATGCGATCAGTCCGCTGGCTACCTTACTGAGAAACAATTCCACAAACAAAGAAAGCGTCATGCAGTCTGTTACGGAACTGTCCTATAACGACATCATTCCAGGACTAAGTTATGTAAGCCGTTTTTCTTTTAGACAAGGAAGTAAGCTGTACAAAAATTTCACTCCAAGGAGAACAGAGCCCGGTAAACCGGATGGACAAAATACCCTGGATTATTCCACAGGACGCAATTTTAACTGGATCTGGGAAAACACAGCCAATTACAGCAAGGTGCTGGGTAAGCACAACATCGGAGCTATGGCTTCCATGACGGCACAGGAGAATTTCAACCGGGAGTTTGCAATTTCTGCAAAAGGCTTTCAAAATGAGGCCGACTGGGCTCAGTTCTTTATTAACGCCACGATCTTTGACCAGAACAAACCTACCGACAAAGAAACCAAAGACAGAACTGCATCCTATGTGGGCAGGCTTTCTTATAGCTGGGCAGACAGGTATTTCGTTACCGGAAGTTACCGTTACGACATTGCAGGCAGGCTTGCCAAAGGATACCGCGGAAAAGGGTTTCCGGCTGTAACCGCAGCATGGAAGCTTAGCTCAGAACCCTTTTTTGATATCAAAGGCATTGATCTGGTGAAGTTCAGAGCCAGCTGGGGACGTATCGGGAACATTAATTCCATCCCGCTGTATTATGGCTACCCTGCGCTGTCGACAGACGAAACCAATCAGATCGGAGATGCCGCGCCTAATACCTATGCCATGTTTATCAACAGCCGTTTTAACCCTGAGCTTTCCTGGGAAACCTCTCAGCAGACGGATATCGGTTTGGACGTAAGCATACTAAAACAGCGCCTAACCATCACCGCGGACTATTTTGACAAACTCACCTTCGACCTGATCAAACAGCAGGATACCGAATGGACCAATACATTTGGTTATGGTGCGCCCTCTATCAACCAGGGAAAAATCAGAAACAGCGGATTTGAATTAGCTGCATCATGGAAAGATAAAGCCGGTGATTTCGGATACGAAATTGGCGGAAATTTCGCAACGCTTAAAAACCGCGTAGACTATATTGATAATAACCCTAGGTCTGTCTGGGCACATACGGAGTCATGGAGAAGTATTCTTACTCCCTACCGCTCCACCGTTGGGCAGCCTTACTATTCCTACTGGCTTATCAAAAACGCCGGTATTTTCCAGACCGATGCCGCTGCTGCTGAATATGTAAGCTCAACAGGCACCAGAATCCAGCCGAATGCCAAAGCAGGTGACCTTAAGTTCATTGATGAAAACGGTGATGGAAAAATCGACGATCTGGATCGGGTGTATATGGGTAATGCATTTCCGGAGATCACCTATGGATTTACTGCAAATGTGACATGGAAAAATTTTGATGCAAGTATCTTCTTCCAGGGCGTAGGAGGTGTCAAACTTTTCCATGCGTTCAAACAATCCACATTGAACGGTGCAGAACAGGGATACAACCGCTGGGACAAAATCCTGGACGCGTGGTCAGAAACGAACACAGGCTCTGACATACCAAAAATCAGAGCAAACGACCCCAACAGGAATTTCCAGACGAATTCGGACTGGTACCTGGAAGATGGCGATTATCTGCGTCTGAAAAACCTGATGATCGGGTATACCTTCACGCAGCTTCCCAAAAACATGAATCTCCGCATTTACGTAAGTGGCGATAACCTACTGACTTTCACCAAATACAGTGGCATGGATCCGGAAGTTGGAAACATAGGCCTGGATGGTGGACAGTATCCCGTATCAAGAATTTATTCGGCTGGTCTGAGACTTAAATTTTAA
- a CDS encoding FecR family protein encodes MKQPFISHHLLKKYLDSQCTDQEKETVEKWYNAINGIPNYLDTLPEHEQKRLKTETYSFIERALSEGSATNRSRLVRWSVAAAASFLVFALGYFALKKTGTRDQIIVAENKPVTEDKLVTFTNNDSKINQHKLPDGTTVWMYSEASISYPAVFDQADRKVKFSGEGYFDVAHDSKHPFYIAVGQMQIKVLGTSFNVKASANQKIYEISVVSGSVSVSSTNTDSNTQPMVLKPREQAFFELGSERLTMAKIPAQPKKEIYEPVSIVFEGTPVKRVIELLDERFDIKIHLMNPKMAECGLTADFEQQSLPAIMEMLCTSLDASYSISGKTILLDGPSCE; translated from the coding sequence ATGAAACAGCCGTTTATTTCTCACCATTTGCTTAAAAAATACCTGGATAGCCAGTGCACAGACCAGGAAAAGGAAACGGTTGAGAAATGGTATAATGCGATTAACGGCATACCCAATTACCTGGATACGCTGCCAGAACATGAACAAAAAAGATTAAAAACCGAAACCTATTCATTTATCGAAAGGGCACTTTCCGAAGGCTCCGCTACAAACAGATCCAGGCTGGTCAGATGGTCCGTAGCAGCGGCGGCTTCCTTCCTTGTGTTCGCCCTGGGTTACTTTGCTTTAAAAAAAACGGGCACCAGGGATCAGATCATTGTCGCTGAAAACAAACCGGTTACAGAAGATAAACTGGTCACTTTTACTAATAACGACTCAAAAATAAATCAACACAAGTTACCGGATGGCACAACCGTATGGATGTATAGTGAGGCAAGTATCAGTTATCCGGCAGTTTTTGACCAGGCCGATCGCAAGGTTAAATTTTCGGGCGAAGGCTATTTTGATGTAGCGCACGATAGTAAACATCCCTTTTACATTGCAGTGGGGCAGATGCAGATAAAAGTATTGGGTACCAGCTTTAATGTGAAAGCCTCTGCTAATCAGAAGATTTATGAAATTTCGGTAGTATCAGGCTCTGTATCAGTAAGTTCAACAAATACAGATTCCAACACACAACCGATGGTACTGAAACCCAGGGAGCAGGCATTTTTTGAACTCGGGTCTGAGCGGCTCACAATGGCTAAAATACCTGCCCAGCCGAAAAAGGAAATTTATGAACCCGTCTCCATTGTATTTGAAGGTACGCCAGTCAAAAGAGTAATTGAACTACTCGACGAACGCTTTGATATTAAGATCCATCTGATGAACCCCAAAATGGCAGAATGTGGACTGACAGCCGATTTCGAACAGCAATCGTTACCTGCCATTATGGAAATGCTTTGTACCTCACTGGACGCAAGTTACAGTATCTCTGGAAAAACGATCCTGCTAGACGGTCCTTCGTGCGAATAA
- a CDS encoding alkaline phosphatase, translating into MISRFTILALLFLSIGFTLAQPAHYSTAQAHSHNDYEQDIPFWRAYYQQFGSIEADVFLKNDTLFVAHEAKNIKRGKTLKELYLIPLQTQINGNDGRVYPKSDGPIQLLIDIKTESKSTMEALKKELDHYQDILIPRGKVSVVISGNSPSPRNFADYPPYFSFDGRPGIAYTQEELSRIGLISQSFQHYTKWNGKGILVAKEKQEIESVIAQTHSMGKKIRFWATPDHVNAWKMLMNLHVDYLNTDKIEALGNYLKNRKNAEYTHAGSYTPYQPSYKNNDRFSKVRNIILLIGDGMGLAQIYSGLTANHGVLNLSRFLNIGFSKTNASDSYITDSAAGATAMATGHKTRNRAIGVDSNFNAVSNLPELIKPLGIRSALISAGPVTDATPAAFFAHQPFREMEKEIAHDYLRSPVDILIGGDNSFFKRGKIADSLQLKGVKFSEDWQDITSLKTPFVLLDKTKTVPVLQGRGDFLTEAFHKATTELGKGKAGFFMMAEGAQIDYGGHANKLPYVVTEMLDFDKLIGEALKFADSNGETLVIVTADHETGGLSLLDGDFKKGYVDGNFSTNDHTSVMVPVFAYGPHSMDFRGVYENTEIFSRMLTLLKKYHSK; encoded by the coding sequence ATGATTTCCAGATTTACCATTCTTGCTCTTTTATTTCTTTCCATTGGCTTCACCCTGGCCCAGCCCGCTCATTATTCCACCGCTCAGGCGCATTCTCACAATGATTATGAGCAGGATATACCATTCTGGCGGGCCTACTATCAGCAGTTCGGGTCCATCGAGGCAGATGTGTTTCTGAAAAATGATACCTTGTTCGTAGCCCATGAAGCTAAAAACATAAAACGGGGAAAAACCCTGAAAGAGCTGTACCTGATTCCCCTGCAAACCCAGATTAACGGAAATGATGGCCGGGTATATCCAAAATCAGATGGTCCGATCCAGCTACTCATTGATATCAAAACAGAAAGCAAATCTACCATGGAGGCGCTGAAAAAAGAGCTGGACCACTATCAGGACATTTTGATACCCCGCGGAAAAGTCAGCGTGGTGATCAGCGGGAATTCGCCGTCTCCGCGAAATTTTGCCGATTACCCTCCCTACTTCTCGTTTGACGGCCGGCCGGGTATTGCATACACCCAGGAAGAACTATCCCGCATTGGCCTCATCAGCCAGTCGTTTCAGCATTATACCAAATGGAACGGAAAGGGTATTCTGGTTGCCAAGGAAAAACAGGAAATAGAAAGTGTCATAGCGCAAACCCACAGCATGGGAAAAAAAATCAGGTTCTGGGCTACACCAGATCATGTAAATGCCTGGAAAATGCTGATGAACCTCCATGTCGATTATCTGAACACAGATAAAATTGAAGCACTTGGCAACTATTTGAAAAACCGGAAAAATGCGGAGTATACCCATGCAGGATCCTATACACCTTACCAGCCTTCCTATAAAAACAACGACAGGTTCAGCAAGGTTAGAAATATAATACTGCTGATTGGCGACGGAATGGGCCTGGCACAGATATACTCAGGCCTAACGGCAAACCATGGGGTGCTCAATTTATCCCGCTTTCTCAATATAGGCTTTTCAAAAACAAACGCTTCGGATAGTTACATTACCGACTCAGCCGCCGGGGCTACTGCAATGGCTACCGGACACAAAACCAGAAACCGGGCCATAGGGGTTGACAGTAATTTTAATGCGGTTTCCAATCTGCCCGAACTGATTAAACCACTTGGCATCCGCTCGGCTCTGATCTCGGCCGGTCCCGTTACGGATGCTACTCCAGCTGCCTTTTTCGCACACCAGCCTTTCAGGGAAATGGAAAAAGAAATAGCGCACGATTACCTCAGGTCGCCGGTGGATATACTCATCGGGGGCGATAATTCATTCTTCAAACGGGGGAAAATAGCCGACAGCCTGCAGTTGAAAGGCGTGAAATTTTCGGAAGACTGGCAGGATATTACTTCTCTCAAAACTCCGTTTGTACTACTGGATAAAACAAAAACGGTTCCGGTACTGCAAGGCAGAGGAGATTTCCTGACTGAAGCATTTCATAAAGCTACCACGGAACTAGGCAAAGGCAAAGCCGGATTTTTTATGATGGCCGAAGGTGCACAAATTGATTACGGCGGTCATGCCAACAAACTTCCTTATGTGGTAACTGAAATGCTGGATTTTGACAAACTGATTGGCGAAGCGTTGAAATTCGCGGATTCCAATGGCGAGACCCTCGTGATCGTAACGGCAGACCATGAAACAGGCGGCCTGTCTTTATTGGACGGCGACTTCAAAAAAGGATATGTGGATGGGAATTTCAGTACCAACGACCATACCTCGGTGATGGTACCAGTATTTGCCTATGGTCCTCACTCTATGGATTTTCGCGGAGTTTATGAAAACACCGAAATTTTTTCCAGAATGCTTACTCTTCTGAAAAAGTACCATTCCAAATAA
- a CDS encoding RNA polymerase sigma-70 factor yields the protein MNQQYLSLSDEEIIVLIRSQDDKAAFQELYERYFRVLFNYAYSKINDEFSAQEIVQELFVNLWQQRYRNEILSCRPYLFAVVKKLIISYYRKEHTRQHHYSQWGIYRSDESTVTTDQEAITSDLRNRYEEGLHLLPPKCREVFVLSRQGLSNKEIALQLVISEKTVEQHITKALRILRSYLREHLPYLIIFLQLLS from the coding sequence ATGAATCAACAGTATCTATCACTTTCCGATGAAGAAATTATCGTCCTGATCCGCAGTCAGGACGATAAGGCCGCTTTTCAGGAATTATACGAAAGATACTTTCGCGTACTTTTCAACTATGCGTACAGCAAGATCAATGATGAATTTTCGGCACAGGAAATTGTTCAGGAATTATTTGTGAACCTGTGGCAACAACGCTACCGGAACGAGATCTTATCCTGCCGCCCCTACCTGTTTGCTGTTGTTAAAAAACTGATCATTTCGTATTACAGAAAAGAGCATACCCGCCAGCATCATTACAGCCAGTGGGGTATCTACCGCAGCGACGAAAGTACCGTCACAACCGATCAGGAGGCTATTACCAGCGATCTGCGTAACCGCTACGAGGAGGGACTTCATTTACTGCCACCCAAGTGCCGGGAAGTTTTTGTACTGAGCCGACAGGGATTATCCAATAAAGAGATAGCCCTGCAACTGGTTATTTCTGAAAAAACAGTAGAGCAGCACATTACCAAAGCCCTTCGTATCCTCCGCAGTTATCTGAGGGAGCACCTTCCCTACCTGATTATCTTTTTACAATTATTGTCCTGA
- a CDS encoding NUDIX hydrolase, which translates to MINYPQSSRIFLAIDCIIFGFDGKDLKLLLIKRNFEPERGKWSLMGGFLEPSEDLEVGAARILHDLTGLKNVYFEQLAVFGKTDRDPGERTVSIVFFALIKIDEHDSESVRSHNASWIVLDNRPSLIFDHNEMVLKAIEHLRYKAALHPIGFELLQERFTIPQLQKLYEAIYGIPLDRRNFSRKLLSTGLLIDTGFKNSNSTTKKAALYKLDIEKYTEQFHSFWNFMPDSMKQN; encoded by the coding sequence ATGATAAATTATCCTCAGTCATCCAGAATTTTCCTGGCTATAGATTGCATCATTTTTGGATTTGACGGAAAAGACCTAAAACTGTTGCTGATCAAAAGAAATTTTGAGCCGGAACGGGGAAAATGGTCGTTGATGGGAGGTTTTTTGGAGCCTTCTGAGGATCTGGAAGTAGGGGCTGCCCGTATTTTACATGATTTGACAGGGCTAAAAAATGTTTATTTTGAGCAACTCGCTGTATTTGGAAAAACCGACCGGGATCCGGGAGAACGTACCGTTTCCATTGTTTTCTTTGCACTGATCAAGATTGATGAACACGACAGTGAGTCGGTGAGAAGCCATAATGCCTCCTGGATTGTACTGGACAATCGTCCTTCACTGATATTTGATCACAACGAAATGGTCCTGAAAGCCATAGAACATCTCCGTTATAAGGCAGCACTTCACCCGATCGGTTTTGAACTGCTTCAGGAACGTTTCACCATTCCCCAGCTTCAGAAATTGTATGAAGCTATTTACGGTATACCGCTTGACCGCCGTAACTTCAGCCGAAAACTATTGTCTACAGGCTTGCTGATCGATACTGGTTTTAAAAACAGTAATTCCACCACTAAGAAAGCCGCACTTTATAAGCTTGACATAGAGAAGTATACCGAACAGTTTCACTCTTTCTGGAATTTTATGCCGGATTCGATGAAGCAAAATTGA
- a CDS encoding ribulokinase produces MAEDYVIGIDFGTDSVRALVVNAHNGNSVSSALREYPRWKAGKYCDPSSSQFRQHPLDYLESLEAAVNEALAGCPASVREQVRGISIDTTGSTPVAVDRNGQALAMHPAFAENPNAMFVLWKDHTANQEAVEINKLAKRWTTDYTRFVGGIYSSEWFWAKILHILRVDGQVAQEAFSWMEHCDWISAELTGDTDPLKMKRSRCAAGHKALWHPDFDGLPSEDFLVALDPLLAGIRSRLFAETSTADQPLGTISRQWAKRLGLPDNVVIGVGAFDAHMGAVGAMIEPYALCKVIGTSTCDMLIAPNEEVGHLLVKGICGQVDGSIVPGMLGMEAGQSAFGDIYAWFAKLVISPVSALLGEDQAAELEKRLIAYLSDQALLLPVTENDPVTVDWLNGRRTPDANHMLKGAILGLDLGSDSAKIFKSLVESTAFGSKSIVERFKKEGIPIHEVIAIGGVARKSGYVMQVLSDVLNVPIKVAAADQACALGAAMFASVAAGVHKSLPEAQAAMGSGFDMVYHPRPDVVPVYQKLYGKYIQAGNFIENEFLVSQLIPEITN; encoded by the coding sequence ATGGCAGAAGATTACGTAATAGGGATTGATTTTGGCACAGATTCCGTCCGTGCACTCGTTGTGAATGCGCACAACGGAAATTCAGTTTCCTCCGCATTACGCGAGTACCCCAGGTGGAAAGCTGGCAAATATTGTGATCCGTCAAGTTCTCAATTCCGGCAGCACCCGCTCGACTATCTGGAATCCCTGGAAGCTGCTGTTAACGAAGCGCTTGCAGGCTGTCCGGCGTCTGTTCGGGAGCAGGTCAGAGGAATTTCCATTGATACAACCGGCTCCACGCCCGTTGCAGTTGATCGGAACGGGCAGGCGCTTGCCATGCATCCCGCCTTTGCCGAAAATCCTAATGCAATGTTTGTGCTTTGGAAAGACCATACTGCCAATCAGGAGGCGGTTGAGATCAACAAGCTGGCTAAGCGCTGGACAACGGATTACACACGGTTTGTGGGAGGGATTTATTCATCGGAATGGTTTTGGGCCAAAATATTACATATCCTGCGTGTTGACGGCCAGGTTGCTCAGGAAGCATTTTCGTGGATGGAGCACTGCGACTGGATTTCAGCAGAATTGACGGGAGATACCGACCCGCTGAAAATGAAGAGATCCCGATGCGCAGCAGGCCATAAGGCATTATGGCATCCGGATTTTGACGGACTGCCTTCGGAGGACTTTCTGGTGGCACTGGACCCGCTCCTGGCTGGTATCAGGTCCCGCCTTTTTGCGGAAACAAGTACCGCAGATCAGCCGTTGGGCACAATATCCCGGCAATGGGCCAAACGGCTCGGGTTACCCGACAATGTGGTGATAGGCGTGGGAGCCTTTGACGCACACATGGGTGCGGTGGGAGCAATGATTGAGCCCTATGCCCTGTGTAAGGTAATCGGTACTTCTACATGTGACATGCTGATTGCCCCCAACGAGGAGGTAGGACATTTGCTGGTAAAGGGAATCTGCGGACAGGTTGACGGATCCATTGTGCCCGGTATGCTTGGGATGGAGGCGGGGCAGTCCGCGTTCGGGGATATATATGCCTGGTTTGCCAAGCTGGTCATTTCGCCGGTGAGTGCCCTGTTGGGTGAAGATCAGGCGGCTGAATTGGAAAAAAGACTGATTGCCTACCTGTCCGACCAAGCCTTGCTTCTGCCTGTTACTGAAAATGATCCGGTCACGGTGGATTGGCTCAACGGACGACGCACCCCGGATGCGAACCACATGCTGAAAGGCGCTATCCTCGGTCTTGATCTGGGAAGTGATAGTGCCAAAATATTCAAATCATTGGTCGAAAGTACTGCCTTTGGTTCCAAAAGTATTGTGGAAAGATTCAAGAAGGAAGGTATCCCCATTCATGAGGTAATTGCGATTGGGGGGGTAGCAAGGAAATCGGGTTATGTGATGCAGGTGCTGTCGGATGTGCTGAATGTACCCATTAAAGTGGCCGCCGCCGACCAGGCCTGCGCCTTGGGTGCGGCCATGTTTGCGTCAGTAGCCGCCGGAGTACACAAATCGCTGCCCGAGGCACAGGCAGCGATGGGTTCCGGTTTTGATATGGTTTATCATCCACGGCCCGATGTAGTGCCCGTTTATCAGAAACTATACGGGAAATATATTCAGGCCGGTAATTTTATAGAAAACGAATTTTTGGTCAGTCAACTGATTCCGGAAATAACCAACTAA
- the araA gene encoding L-arabinose isomerase: MIDFKQFELWFVTGSQHLYGEDTLRQVNEHALMIARELSGSGAVSVSVVYKPVVTTSDEIYNILQEANVSKKCVGILAWMHTFSPAKMWIRGLQILQKPLLHLHTQFNRDIPWAAIDMDFMNLNQSAHGDREFGFMMTRMRLNRKVLVGHWQDAQVLAGLDQWARVAVARHDLYGAKFVRFGDNMREVAVTEGDKVAAEMTFGFSVNTYGVGDLVAVINAVSDQEVYDLIKTYEDRYHLVADLVADGTRRKSLADAARIELGIRYFLQDGNFKGFTNTFEDLHGMKQLPGIATQHMMASGYGYAGEGDWKTAAMVRALKVMGSGLPGGNSFMEDYTYHFKPGENLVLGAHMLEICPTIAADKPSCEIHPLGIGGKDDPVRLVFNASPGKALNLSLVDLGNRFRLLANEVEAVEVSNPLPKLPVARALWKPLPDMSTACAAWIYAGGAHHTVYSQNLSVQHIEDFAEMTGVELVVIDKDTRLRQLKNELRWSEGYYK, translated from the coding sequence ATGATTGATTTCAAGCAGTTTGAATTGTGGTTTGTAACAGGTAGCCAGCATCTTTACGGTGAGGACACCCTCAGGCAGGTCAATGAACACGCTCTGATGATAGCCAGGGAGTTATCAGGTTCAGGGGCAGTGTCGGTTTCGGTAGTATATAAGCCCGTCGTCACAACTTCGGATGAAATTTATAATATCCTTCAGGAAGCAAATGTAAGTAAAAAGTGTGTTGGGATCCTTGCATGGATGCACACCTTTTCTCCGGCCAAAATGTGGATCAGGGGCCTGCAGATTTTACAAAAACCGCTGCTTCATCTGCATACCCAGTTCAACAGGGATATTCCCTGGGCAGCGATCGACATGGATTTTATGAATCTGAACCAGTCGGCGCACGGTGATCGGGAGTTCGGGTTCATGATGACGCGCATGCGCCTCAACCGCAAAGTTCTGGTAGGGCATTGGCAGGATGCCCAGGTGCTGGCAGGATTAGATCAGTGGGCACGTGTGGCGGTGGCACGGCATGATTTGTATGGTGCCAAATTCGTAAGATTCGGCGATAACATGCGTGAGGTGGCTGTTACAGAAGGGGATAAGGTTGCGGCCGAAATGACTTTCGGTTTCTCTGTTAATACCTATGGAGTGGGAGACCTGGTTGCGGTAATCAACGCAGTTTCCGATCAGGAGGTATATGATTTAATCAAAACATATGAAGACCGTTACCATCTGGTAGCTGACTTAGTCGCGGATGGCACCAGGCGCAAATCCCTTGCCGATGCAGCCCGCATTGAGCTGGGTATCCGTTATTTCTTGCAGGATGGCAATTTTAAAGGTTTTACCAACACCTTTGAAGATCTGCACGGGATGAAACAATTACCTGGAATTGCCACTCAGCACATGATGGCTTCCGGATATGGTTATGCCGGCGAAGGTGACTGGAAAACGGCGGCGATGGTCCGGGCACTTAAAGTGATGGGCAGCGGCCTGCCGGGTGGAAATTCATTTATGGAGGACTATACCTATCATTTCAAGCCAGGGGAAAATCTGGTGCTCGGAGCGCACATGCTGGAAATTTGCCCCACCATCGCTGCAGACAAACCTTCATGCGAAATTCATCCGCTGGGCATCGGTGGGAAAGACGATCCCGTCAGATTGGTATTTAATGCTTCTCCTGGAAAAGCGCTCAACCTTTCGCTGGTGGACTTGGGAAATCGTTTTCGCCTGCTGGCTAATGAAGTGGAAGCTGTTGAGGTAAGTAACCCGCTTCCTAAACTGCCGGTTGCACGGGCGCTATGGAAACCGTTGCCGGATATGTCAACAGCCTGCGCGGCCTGGATTTATGCAGGGGGAGCACATCATACGGTTTACAGTCAGAACCTTTCTGTGCAGCATATAGAAGATTTTGCGGAAATGACTGGCGTGGAACTGGTGGTTATCGACAAGGACACCCGGCTTCGCCAGCTAAAAAATGAGCTAAGATGGAGTGAAGGATATTATAAGTGA